A window of the Podarcis raffonei isolate rPodRaf1 chromosome 4, rPodRaf1.pri, whole genome shotgun sequence genome harbors these coding sequences:
- the HMGN1 gene encoding non-histone chromosomal protein HMG-14 has product MPKRKVNAAEEEPKRRSARLSAKPVIAKIETKPKKPASKDKPEEKKAPAKGKKGPKGKQAEEINNEEVKDNLPAENGEAKSDEAPVSDAAGEKEAKSE; this is encoded by the exons ATGCCGAAGAGAAAG GTGAACGCCGCTGAAGAAGAG CCAAAAAGGCGATCTGCACGCCTGTCTGCT AAACCTGTCATTGCCAAAATTGAAACCAAACCAAAAAAGCCAGCTTCAAAG GATAAGCCGGAGGAAAAGAAAGCCCCAGCAAAAGGGAAAAAGGGACCAAAAGGTAAACAGGCTGAAGAGATTAACAATGAGGAAGTAAAGGATAACTTGCCTGCGGAAAATGGAGAAGCAAAAAGTGATGAG gccCCAGTATCTGATGCAGCaggagaaaaagaagcaaaatctGAGTAA
- the GET1 gene encoding guided entry of tail-anchored proteins factor 1 — protein sequence MDEEVLVETGDVTGDGAWFLVLSSVFLCNLLKILLPSCSSIISRLLQKDAEQESQMRSEIQNMKQELSTISMMDEFARYARLERKINKMTDKLKTHVKTRTAQLAKIKWVINIVFYILQAALMISLIWKYYSEPVTVLPSKWLAPLERLVAFPTGVAGGVGITCWLVVCNKVVAIMLHPFS from the exons ATGGACGAGGAGGTTCTAGTGGAGACGGGAGACGTGACGGGTGACGGCGCCTGGTTCCTCGTGTTGAGCTCCGTGTTCTTGTGTAACCTCCTCAAAATCCTCCTGCCCTCTTGCTCCTCCATT ATATCCAGATTGCTACAAAAGGATGCTGAGCAGGAATCACAAATGAGATCTGAAATTCAGAACATGAAGCAAGAACTTTCTACCATTAGTATGATGGATGAATTTGCTAGATATGCCCGACTGGAAAGGAAGATTAACAAAATGACTGATAAACTTAAGACTCATG TGAAAACACGAACAGCTCAACTAGCCAAAATAAAGTGGGTAATAAATATTGTATTCTACATTTTGCAG GCTGCCTTAATGATCTCATTAATCTGGAAGTATTACTCTGAACCAGTTACTGTGCTTCCAAGCAAATGGCTAGCTCCACTAGAACGTTTAGTAGCTTTTCCAACAGGAGTGGCAG GTGGTGTTGGCATTACTTGTTGGTTGGTGGTTTGtaac